The Chryseolinea soli genome contains a region encoding:
- a CDS encoding T9SS type A sorting domain-containing protein has protein sequence MNTVVTCLRLSKIKPLLIVLFFNFFLLVLVANGQTAGALNPDFNAADPGLVGAEREIYASAIQADGKILIGGRFTYYHGEALGGIARLNTDGSVDHTFNTGSGFGFEHLYDQVVVDILVQPDGKILVGGDFISFNGSAAHGLIRLNADGSRDNSFNSEVSFFIDPLGMPRYMPVVHTMLRQADGKFVVGGNFTAKNATSSKNLVRLNDDGTVDNTFAIGTGVDILVNALVQRLDGKLFVGGFIEQFNGTAAYDMVLLNLNGTRDLSFNTNLGFNGRVNDFKLLADGKVMVCGDFSTYNGVKRVALARLNSDGTLDTDFDAGEFSIYNAAYLNAVVVHPDGRIFVGGFFNSLNGKDYRFLVALTANGAVDPNFKQEWGASFVVESLALTADNKILATGGFTSYNGVTRERIARLHADGSLDDSFNTNDTYHFDDQVTAVAVQNDGKIIAGGYFTSYLGKARNKIVRINEDGSLDETFAVGKGFNTYFSDLIVQPDNKILVAGQFSTYQGQQHRGLIRLNPDGSVDNALAAGTGLDGGVFSMALQKDGKILIGGYFSNYNGTPRGNFARLLPGGTLDPAFDAALTFDQEIEVLAVQEADGKIIAGGSFTKVNGNAANHIVRLNADGTVDNTFLMGSGVTDRVFALAVQADGKILVGGTFSSYNGTAVKNIVRLNTNGTIDNTFNSGSGFDLGVYKIVSQPDDKILVGGYFTKYKGNTQNNIVRLNADGTVDPTFDAGTGFDGAVNAIAIHPNGTLVIGGYFYTYNDGPRSHLASVYSGLKTGQTITFDPLPGKTYGDAPFEVHATATSNLPVSFSSSNLAVATVLENQITVVGAGTAIITATQAGNESFAAAKAVPQTLTIQKATQVITFGSLEEKDTDSVPFDLTASASSGLVVAFTSNHPEIASINGNTVTVLKSGEATIRASQEGNANYLPATPVEHTLVVKLITATEQSTNEPLAVYPNPSAGSYYVKIPATGCSTSYDLFNAMGQLQSATAVRSGDELVLNLTYQPNGVYILKWKDCGQTLQVKLVKE, from the coding sequence ATGAATACAGTTGTTACTTGCTTACGCTTAAGCAAAATCAAGCCCCTTCTCATTGTACTTTTCTTCAATTTTTTTCTGCTGGTACTGGTCGCGAATGGCCAAACAGCGGGAGCGCTCAATCCCGACTTTAATGCCGCGGATCCGGGCCTGGTTGGCGCCGAAAGAGAGATTTATGCTTCCGCGATCCAAGCCGACGGAAAGATCCTGATTGGCGGACGATTCACATATTATCACGGTGAGGCCTTGGGGGGCATTGCACGCCTCAACACCGATGGAAGCGTCGACCATACATTCAATACCGGCTCCGGCTTTGGGTTTGAACATTTGTACGACCAGGTAGTGGTCGATATTCTGGTTCAACCCGATGGAAAGATTTTAGTCGGCGGCGACTTTATTTCCTTTAACGGCAGCGCTGCACACGGATTGATCAGGCTAAATGCCGATGGCAGTCGCGACAACTCCTTTAACAGCGAGGTCAGTTTCTTTATTGATCCGTTGGGCATGCCCCGCTACATGCCGGTGGTGCATACCATGCTGCGACAAGCCGATGGTAAATTCGTGGTGGGAGGAAATTTCACTGCCAAAAACGCAACCTCATCGAAGAACCTGGTGCGACTGAATGACGACGGCACGGTAGACAATACGTTTGCCATCGGAACCGGCGTCGACATATTGGTTAATGCCTTGGTGCAGCGCCTCGATGGAAAACTTTTTGTCGGTGGCTTTATCGAACAATTTAACGGTACCGCGGCGTATGACATGGTGTTGTTGAACCTCAACGGTACCCGTGATCTTTCATTCAATACCAACCTGGGTTTTAACGGACGCGTAAACGATTTTAAATTGCTTGCCGATGGAAAAGTTATGGTTTGTGGCGACTTCTCAACCTACAACGGAGTAAAGAGGGTCGCCCTGGCCCGCCTGAACAGCGACGGCACATTGGATACAGATTTTGATGCCGGCGAATTCAGTATCTACAACGCCGCCTATCTTAATGCCGTGGTGGTGCATCCGGATGGAAGAATATTCGTGGGTGGATTTTTCAACAGCCTCAATGGAAAAGATTATCGCTTCCTCGTTGCCCTCACCGCCAATGGTGCTGTCGACCCCAACTTTAAGCAAGAGTGGGGCGCCAGCTTTGTTGTGGAAAGTTTAGCATTGACGGCAGATAACAAAATCCTGGCGACTGGTGGATTCACCTCCTACAACGGGGTGACCCGCGAACGCATAGCACGCCTCCATGCCGATGGCTCCCTCGACGATTCGTTTAACACAAACGACACCTACCACTTCGACGATCAGGTGACGGCCGTGGCCGTTCAGAACGATGGTAAGATTATTGCCGGCGGATATTTTACATCATACCTCGGGAAAGCCCGCAATAAAATTGTGCGGATCAACGAAGACGGCAGCCTCGACGAAACGTTTGCTGTCGGTAAGGGCTTTAATACTTACTTCAGCGATCTCATCGTCCAGCCCGACAACAAGATTTTGGTGGCCGGCCAATTTTCGACTTATCAAGGCCAGCAACATCGAGGGTTAATCCGGCTAAATCCCGATGGAAGTGTAGACAACGCCCTGGCCGCAGGTACCGGCCTCGACGGCGGCGTGTTTTCGATGGCCTTGCAAAAGGATGGAAAAATTCTGATCGGCGGATATTTCTCAAATTACAATGGCACGCCACGTGGAAATTTTGCGAGACTTTTACCTGGCGGGACACTCGACCCCGCATTTGACGCAGCACTCACCTTCGACCAGGAGATCGAAGTACTGGCCGTACAGGAGGCCGACGGAAAGATTATTGCGGGCGGCAGTTTTACAAAAGTAAACGGCAATGCTGCTAACCACATCGTACGGCTAAACGCCGACGGTACGGTTGACAATACGTTTTTAATGGGAAGCGGCGTGACCGATCGCGTGTTTGCATTGGCCGTTCAAGCCGATGGGAAAATATTGGTCGGCGGCACCTTTTCGTCCTATAACGGCACGGCGGTTAAGAATATCGTTCGCTTGAATACCAATGGCACCATCGACAACACCTTCAACAGCGGCAGCGGCTTTGACCTTGGCGTATACAAAATTGTATCGCAGCCCGATGATAAAATTCTGGTGGGTGGTTACTTCACCAAGTACAAGGGCAACACACAAAACAATATCGTAAGACTCAATGCCGACGGCACGGTAGACCCTACGTTCGATGCCGGAACCGGATTTGATGGCGCGGTAAACGCGATAGCCATTCATCCCAACGGCACGCTTGTAATCGGGGGGTATTTTTATACTTACAACGATGGGCCCCGTTCGCATCTGGCTTCTGTTTATTCCGGCTTAAAGACCGGTCAAACCATTACGTTCGATCCGCTGCCAGGCAAAACTTATGGTGACGCACCTTTTGAAGTGCATGCCACCGCCACCTCGAATTTGCCTGTTTCGTTTTCCAGTTCAAACCTCGCGGTCGCCACCGTTTTGGAAAATCAAATCACGGTGGTCGGCGCGGGCACCGCGATCATCACAGCAACGCAGGCAGGCAACGAATCGTTTGCCGCAGCAAAGGCTGTGCCGCAGACGTTAACGATCCAAAAAGCCACGCAAGTCATCACGTTCGGTTCATTGGAAGAAAAAGATACCGACAGCGTGCCGTTTGATCTTACAGCTTCAGCTTCCTCGGGGCTGGTCGTTGCGTTCACCAGCAATCATCCCGAGATCGCATCCATAAACGGCAACACCGTTACCGTTCTGAAAAGCGGCGAAGCCACGATCCGGGCTTCCCAGGAAGGCAACGCCAACTACCTGCCGGCCACGCCGGTAGAGCATACACTCGTCGTAAAGCTGATCACAGCAACGGAACAGTCAACGAACGAACCGCTGGCGGTGTATCCCAATCCGAGTGCCGGATCGTATTATGTAAAAATTCCTGCTACAGGTTGCAGTACAAGTTATGATCTCTTTAATGCGATGGGGCAACTGCAGTCGGCCACGGCAGTGCGGTCCGGTGATGAACTCGTACTGAACCTCACCTATCAACCTAACGGCGTCTATATTTTGAAATGGAAGGATTGTGGCCAAACCCTGCAGGTGAAGTTGGTGAAAGAATAA